One Ricinus communis isolate WT05 ecotype wild-type chromosome 7, ASM1957865v1, whole genome shotgun sequence genomic region harbors:
- the LOC8277710 gene encoding cyclin-U1-1, which yields MLARDKLTTSQSRQPEPSQSEQTTPRVLTILSTVIEKLVTRNDRLVDGLSHRVDGMSSGLTHLGKSLNAFHGVRAPTISIPKYLERLYKYTNCSPSCFVVGYVYIDRLLHKHPDSLVISLNVHRLLVTSVMVASKVLDDVHYNNAFYAKVGGVSNAELNRLEIELLFLLDFGVMVSSRIFESYCLHLEKEMLLHGAIQKIERTIPSNSLDDVTEILVEDMQNSSPPQLVD from the exons ATGTTAGCCAGAGACAAGCTCACCACCAGCCAAAGCCGGCAGCCAGAGCCGAGTCAATCTGAGCAAACCACACCAAGAGTCTTAACCATATTGTCTACGGTGATAGAGAAGCTAGTGACTCGAAATGACCGGCTTGTAGATGGCCTGAGCCATAGGGTGGATGGAATGAGCTCAGGACTGACTCATCTAGGGAAGAGCTTAAATGCATTTCATGGCGTAAGGGCACCTACTATAAGCATCCCCAAGTACTTGGAAAGGCTATACAAGTACACAAATTGCAGCCCATCCTGTTTTGTGGTTGGATATGTGTATATAGACAGGCTGTTGCATAAGCACCCCGACTCTCTTGTGATATCACTGAATGTCCATAGATTGCTGGTTACATCTGTCATGGTTGCTTCTAAGGTGCTGGATGATGT GCATTATAACAATGCATTCTATGCAAAGGTTGGTGGAGTTAGCAATGCAGAATTGAACAGGCTGGAAATTGAACTACTTTTCCTTTTGGATTTTGGGGTTATGGTGAGTTCTCGAATCTTTGAGAGCTATTGCCTGCATTTGGAAAAGGAGATGCTGTTGCATGGTGCTATCCAGAAAATTGAAAGGACAATACCCTCTAATTCCTTGGATGATGTGACAGAAATATTGGTAGAAGATATGCAAAATTCTTCACCACCTCAACTAGTGGACTGA